The sequence NNNNNNNNNNNNNNNNNNNNNNNNNNNNNNNNNNNNNNNNNNNNNNNNNNNNNNNNNNNNNNNNNNNNNNNNNNNNNNNNNNNNNNNNNNNNNNNNNNNNNNNNNNNNNNNNNNNNNNNNNNNNNNNNNNNNNNNNNNNNNNNNNNNNNNNNNNNNNNNNNNNNNNNNNNNNNNNNNNNNNNNNNNNNNNNNNNNNNNNNNNNNNNNNNNNNNNNNNNNNNNNNNNNNNNNNNNNNNNNNNNNNNNNNNNNNNNNNNNNNNNNNNNNNNNNNNNNNNNNNNNNNNNNNNNNNNNNNNNNNNNNNNNNNNNNNNNNNNNNNNNNNNNNNNNNNNNNNNNNNNNNNNNNNNNNNNNNNNNNNNNNNNNNNNNNNNNNNNNNNNNNNNNNNNNNNNNNNNNNNNNNNNNNNNNNNNNNNNNNNNNNNNNNNNNNNNNNNNNNNNNNNNNNNNNNNNNNNNNNNNNNNNNNNNNNNNNNNNNNNNNNNNNNNNNNNNNNNNNNNNNNNNNNNNNNNNNNNNNNNNNNNNNNNNNNNNNNNNNNNNNNNNNNNNNNNNNNNNNNNNNNNNNNNNNNNNNNNNNNNNNNNNNNNNNNNNNNNNNNNNNNNNNNNNNNNNNNNNNNNNNNNNNNNNNNNNNNNNNNNNNNNNNNNNNNNNNNNNNNNNNNNNNNNNNNNNNNNNNNNNNNNNNNNNNNNNNNNNNNNNNNNNNNNNNNNNNNNNNNNNNNNNNNNNNNNNNNNNNNNNNNNNNNNNNNNNNNNNNNNNNNNNNNNNNNNNNNNNNNNNNNNNNNNNNNNNNNNNNNNNNNNNNNNNNNNNNNNNNNNNNNNNNNNNNNNNNNNNNNNNNNNNNNNNNNNNNNNNNNNNNNNNNNNNNNNNNNNNNNNNNNNNNNNNNNNNNNNNNNNNNNNNNNNNNNNNNNNNNNNNNNNNNNNNNNNNNNNNNNNNNNNNNNNNNNNNNNNNNNNNNNNNNNNNNNNNNNNNNNNNNNNNNNNNNNNNNNNNNNNNNNNNNNNNNNNNNNNNNNNNNNNNNNNNNNNNNNNNNNNNNNNNNNNNNNNNNNNNNNNNNNNNNNNNNNNNNNNNNNNNNNNNNNNNNNNNNNNNNNNNNNNNNNNNNNNNNNNNNNNNNNNNNNNNNNNNNNNNNNNNNNNNNNNNNNNNNNNNNNNNNNNNNNNNNNNNNNNNNNNNNNNNNNNNNNNNNNNNNNNNNNNNNNNNNNNNNNNNNNNNNNNNNNNNNNNNNNNNNNNNNNNNNNNNNNNNNNNNNNNNNNNNNNNNNNNNNNNNNNNNNNNNNNNNNNNNNNNNNNNNNNNNNNNNNNNNNNNNNNNNNNNNNNNNNNNNNNNNNNNNNNNNNNNNNNNNNNNNNNNNNNNNNNNNNNNNNNNNNNNNNNNNNNNNNNNNNNNNNNNNNNNNNNNNNNNNNNNNNNNNNNNNNNNNNNNNNNNNNNNNNNNNNNNNNNNNNNNNNNNNNNNNNNNNNNNNNNNNNNNNNNNNNNNNNNNNNNNNNNNNNNNNNNNNNNNNNNNNNNNNNNNNNNNNNNNNNNNNNNNNNNNNNNNNNNNNNNNNNNNNNNNNNNNNNNNNNNNNNNNNNNNNNNNNNNNNNNNNNNNNNNNNNNNNNNNNNNNNNNNNNNNNNNNNNNNNNNNNNNNNNNNNNNNNNNNNNNNNNNNNNNNNNNNNNNNNNNNNNNNNNNNNNNNNNNNNNNNNNNNNNNNNNNNNNNNNNNNNNNNNNNNNNNNNNNNNNNNNNNNNNNNNNNNNNNNNNNNNNNNNNNNNNNNNNNNNNNNNNNNNNNNNNNNNNNNNNNNNNNNNNNNNNNNNNNNNNNNNNNNNNNNNNNNNNNNNNNNNNNNNNNNNNNNNNNNNNNNNNNNNNNNNNNNNNNNNNNNNNNNNNNNNNNNNNNNNNNNNNNNNNNNNNNNNNNNNNNNNNNNNNNNNNNNNNNNNNNNNNNNNNNNNNNNNNNNNNNNNNNNNNNNNNNNNNNNNNNNNNNNNNNNNNNNNNNNNNNNNNNNNNNNNNNNNNNNNNNNNNNNNNNNNNNNNNNNNNNNNNNNNNNNNNNNNNNNNNNNNNNNNNNNNNNNNNNNNNNNNNNNNNNNNNNNNNNNNNNNNNNNNNNNNNNNNNNNNNNNNNNNNNNNNNNNNNNNNNNNNNNNNNNNNNNNNNNNNNNNNNNNNNNNNNNNNNNNNNNNNNNNNNNNNNNNNNNNNNNNNNNNNNNNNNNNNNNNNNNNNNNNNNNNNNNNNNNNNNNNNNNNNNNNNNNNNNNNNNNNNNNNNNNNNNNNNNNNNNNNNNNNNNNNNNNNNNNNNNNNNNNNNNNNNNNNNNNNNNNNNNNNNNNNNNNNNNNNNNNNNNNNNNNNNNNNNNNNNNNNNNNNNNNNNNNNNNNNNNNNNNNNNNNNNNNNNNNNNNNNNNNNNNNNNNNNNNNNNNNNNNNNNNNNNNNNNNNNNNNNNNNNNNNNNNNNNNNNNNNNNNNNNNNNNNNNNNNNNNNNNNNNNNNNNNNNNNNNNNNNNNNNNNNNNNNNNNNNNNNNNNNNNNNNNNNNNNNNNNNNNNNNNNNNNNNNNNNNNNNNNNNNNNNNNNNNNNNNNNNNNNNNNNNNNNNNNNNNNNNNNNNNNNNNNNNNNNNNNNNNNNNNNNNNNNNNNNNNNNNNNNNNNNNNNNNNNNNNNNNNNNNNNNNNNNNNNNNNNNNNNNNNNNNNNNNNNNNNNNNNNNNNNNNNNNNNNNNNNNNNNNNNNNNNNNNNNNNNNNNNNNNNNNNNNNNNNNNNNNNNNNNNNNNNNNNNNNNNNNNNNNNNNNNNNNNNNNNNNNNNNNNNNNNNNNNNNNNNNNNNNNNNNNNNNNNNNNNNNNNNNNNNNNNNNNNNNNNNNNNNNNNNNNNNNNNNNNNNNNNNNNNNNNNNNNNNNNNNNNNNNNNNNNNNNNNNNNNNNNNNNNNNNNNNNNNNNNNNNNNNNNNNNNNNNNNNNNNNNNNNNNNNNNNNNNNNNNNNNNNNNNNNNNNNNNNNNNNNNNNNNNNNNNNNNNNNNNNNNNNNNNNNNNNNNNNNNNNNNNNNNNNNNNNNNNNNNNNNNNNNNNNNNNNNNNNNNNNNNNNNNNNNNNNNNNNNNNNNNNNNNNNNNNNNNNNNNNNNNNNNNNNNNNNNNNNNNNNNNNNNNNNNNNNNNNNNNNNNNNNNNNNNNNNNNNNNNNNNNNNNNNNNNNNNNNNNNNNNNNNNNNNNNNNNNNNNNNNNNNNNNNNNNNNNNNNNNNNNNNNNNNNNNNNNNNNNNNNNNNNNNNNNNNNNNNNNNNNNNNNNNNNNNNNNNNNNNNNNNNNNNNNNNNNNNNNNNNNNNNNNNNNNNNNNNNNNNNNNNNNNNNNNNNNNNNNNNNNNNNNNNNNNNNNNNNNNNNNNNNNNNNNNNNNNNNNNNNNNNNNNNNNNNNNNNNNNNNNNNNNNNNNNNNNNNNNNNNNNNNNNNNNNNNNNNNNNNNNNNNNNNNNNNNNNNNNNNNNNNNNNNNNNNNNNNNNNNNNNNNNNNNNNNNNNNNNNNNNNNNNNNNNNNNNNNNNNNNNNNNNNNNNNNNNNNNNNNNNNNNNNNNNNNNNNNNNNNNNNNNNNNNNNNNNNNNNNtttttatttttttaattttattctcttTACTATTAGATTTGAGttggaatttaaaaaaaaaaaaaacatacattTTAATATTTATTGTTGATATTTTATGTTAGATTTTATCTTTATCATTCTAGTTTCAAACTGATTTGTTAGGTTATtgatatactattatatatttaaatttgaatagaTATAATATatttggatcaaattttttatcaaaaataatttttttttttctatttttttgtctatttaaatttttttatttttttaattttattctcttTACTATTAGATTTGAGttggaatttaaaaaaaaaaaaacatacccttattttttatttttttaattttattctcttTACTATTAGATTTGAGttggaatttaaaaaaaaaaaaaacatacattTTAATATTTATTGTTGATATTTTATGTTAGATTTTATCTTTATCATTCTAGTTTCAAACTGATTTGTTAGGTTATtgatatactattatatatgtaAATCTGAATAGATATATTATATGTGGATCAAATTTgttatcaaaaataattttttttattctatgtTGTTgtctatttaaatttttttatcttttatttacttttgttgATATTTAAGTATGCTATTGTCATTTACATCTaagtagtaaaaaaaataaattttatcatCTCATAACTCTAACTACTTATACATGTACAAGTAATGATATCATGATATATaaaatatgataaatattttaagttaattatttttctactaaCTATTATGTTCATTTAgaatttttttctattataaaaaaattatttctcaaaaaaaaattatttaaactttaaattttggaATCTAACTTTTTTTTGTGGGAACAAGTTCGCCGTATCACCTGACGAACCTCAAACTCCTATGCTCCCTTTTTGGTGGACAGCAGGAGTATTCAAAATCGATTTGATATGAACAAAACCAATCAACCGTACCAAATAAATCGATAATTGAATAaatcaaaaaccgaaaaaataaaatTCTGCCGTTTTTATTCGGTTCGATTCGATTTTCAGTTCTAACACTAAAAATTTGAACCAAATCGAACCGAACCAAAACATACATATAAGTTAATCTTACTCCACTCAACCTAAACCAACCCTAATAGTTTATAGAGATACAGTACTCTCTCTCACTCATGCCACAAAAACCCAGAAAACCACAAACTCGTCTCTCACTCACGCAGTCTCAGACTCCATTCTCTTTTCTCAGTCCCAGTCCTCTCTGCTGTTGTCTGTCGAAGTCTCACACCGTCCAGCAGCCGCGTGTGCTCCGTCGCAGTTCATCAGCATCCATCCGTTCTCACTTCTGAGAGCCTTTGTGTTTTGTCATTCTCAGCGTCGTCGTGCTCTATCGCAGTTCGTCAGCTGTCCAATCGTGCAACGTCCAGCCTCTCCGCCACCGTCCAGTCTCTCCGCCTCTGTCACTGCATCTTTCAGTCTCTtaagtagcgtttgttttgaggtattgggaTGAAGACTCGGAAATTGAGACTTAATTTCATATTTGTTGGcccagagactggtactaaaatttcagtctcttaagtagcgtttgttttgaggtattgggaTGAAGACTCGGAAATTGAGACTTAATTTCATATTTGTTGGcccagagactggtactaaaatttcagtatttcaataTCTCCAAAAAGTGGGGACACAGAGGACTGAAATTTTTGGGGACGgagattgaaactttaataacattttatacctaaaatacctccaattcaattaattaattctaactttaccctttgtgcaaattaaattagagtttcattgtTATTTCagtttctgtctcccactttacaccaaacacaatattgagacttatttcagtctctgtctcttagtctctatctcttaatctcaGTCTCTCTTACAAACGCTACcttaagattttttattttttcttaattctgtttttaaattCCTTTTATTTGTCATAATTTGTTGTTATGATTCTTCTTTTTAAATTCTATTGTAAAAATTTTCAAGTCTTAgggttttgatttttttaattctgtttatttttcataatttgttGTCATAATTCTGTTTCTAATCTAATTATCTGTTATTTGCTGATTTTGTTAAGATTATTTGCtgatagctttgattgttttatttcattatttttgttcttattgaTTTTAATCTGATTATTTGTTACTTGCTGATTTTTATTAGGATTATTTGTTGATGGCtctgattatttaatttcattatttttgttcttgttgattttAATCTGATTATTTGTTACGTGTAatttttgttgtaattttttGTTCTTGTCTCTGTTTTTATAAAGTGAATTCTAACAACTTAATtttctatcttttatttattttttattgtatataGTGTACAATGTATTTGTAAATGGGGttcttttaattttgttgttttatCTTTTTGATGAGTTGAAGTTTTAGACTTCTGTTGGCAACACGAAGATAAAAAGGTTGTGATCCGTAGAGTAATGAGAAATTGGGATTATACGATACATAATTTGAAGGATTGGgcaaaagaaaaacataaaaaaaaaatttttgctgTATTTTATAATGATTTATTTTTTATACTGAAAGTTTAGTCTATATATTTTGTTTATATATGTTTTCTGCTGAAAATTGTAAGATATTATTTTCAAGAGCTATTTGTACGTGCTTTAATTAATTTTCCTATAATTTTTAAAGATTTATATGGGATATCTTTATAGCATCAATGTATTTTCTTACATCTAATATAAATTATTGTGTTTTGTTTAGAACAGGCATTGAGATATCTTTATTTATTGTGTTCTAATTAAACCGattgaattttggttgaattttggtcagaccattaaattaataaattagttattaaagtatactttttgtctctaaaattttcgggaaatttcaaaaatacctttaaattttaatttgtttcaattttatccttaatgTTTTAAATATgcttcaattatatcttttttgttaattttttaatagtGAACCAATAATCAattttttgtttcaaattttaacccCTAATCCTAAGTGTGTTTGGCAGTTGGCACACTGCCTAATTCATCCTCTCCATTTTTTCCCAATCTCATTCCATTCGAACAGACCAACACCTCCACTTTTCTTCCCAACCATCGCTCATCCTCTCATCCATCTCTCTCGCTGTAACCACCGGCGCCACCACCAACCTCCATCTTCGTCTCTAACATCATTCATCCATCTCCCTCATCCATCTCCATTTTCATGATCATAAAGCAGCAAAAGACAGGGTCCGAATACCGATCACACGTTTCTCTTCTCCCAGTCCCACACACTCAAGTCTCACATAGCATCCACCATTCACGGCGCCTCAAGCTCATGCTCCACCGTCCACGATTAACTGCGCCTAGAGCTCCGCCGCTCGTGATTCACCGTGCCTCGAGGTCCGCCGTTATGTGCGCTATGACTTCCCTCTCCGACAGCCTCAactctccctctccctctgcCCATGTCCAGATCTTGAACATTAACTGGTTTCAGAAACAACCCAATGGAAATGAcgaggtttaatttcttgttcagaTCTACAATTAGGGTTTAATTGCCCAAATAGTTTTGTTATTAATTTGTCAATATCACTCTTTTATATTCAATTTTGGTGTTTTCAACTCGTTGCTATTGATGTAGCTTTGGCACTTCATTCTGCAATTGAGCCAAATGTGTGAATTGATAAAATGTGCACGGTGGTTGGTGAGACAATGAGAAGCAAGGGAGAATGAGAGTTGGCATGAGAGAAAAGAGAGTGAGAGACAGAGATAGAGATTGGCGGTGGTGGTTGGTGGTGGTGCCAGTGGTTACAGCGAGAGAGATGGATGAGAGGATGAGCGATGGTTGGGAAGAAAAGTGGAGGTGTTGGTTTGTTGGAATGGAATGAGATTGGGAAGAAAGGGAGAGGATGGATTAAGCAGTGTGCCAACTGCCAAACACGGTTAGGATTAGGGGTTAAAATTGGAAACAAAAAGTTGACTATTAATtgactataaaaaaaattaacaaaaagaaTATAATTGAAGTATATTTAAAACatcaaggataaaattaaaacaaattaaaacttaagggtatttttaaaatttttcaaaaactttaagaacaaaaagtatactttactctTTATTAATTCTTGACCGATTTGGTTTTTGCAACCTTGCTCATTTTTCTCCTGGGCTCACCCACAAAACGAAACTACTTAAATTAAAGCCTAAATATTGTGACTATTAAGGACCTGTTTGAAaagttttaaaaactattttttttgaacttttgacttatgaaaaatagtagtattaatgtttggtACAATTTTTAAAAGACGCCACCagcaaccaccaccaccaacctCCATCTTCGTCTCTAACATCATTCATCCATCTCCCTCATCCATCTCCATTTTCATGATCATAAAGCAGCAAAAGACAGGGTCCGAATACCGATCACACGTTTCTCTTCTCCCAGTCCCACACACTCAAGTCTCACATAGCATCCACCATTCACGGCGCCTCAAGCTCATGCTCCACCGTCCACGATTAACTGCGCCTAGAGCTCCGCCGCTCGTGATTCACCGTGCCTCGAGGTCCGCCGTTATGTGCGCTATGACTTCCCTCTCCGACAGCCTCAactctccctctccctctgcCCATGTCCAGATCTTGAACATTAACTGGTTTCAGAAACAACCCAATGGAAATGAcgaggtttaatttcttgttcagaTCTACAATTAGGGTTTAATTGCCCAAATAGTTTTGTTATTAATTTGTCAATATCACTCTTTTATATTCAATTTTGGTGTTTTCAACTCGTTGCTATTGATGTAGCTTTGGCACTTCATTCTGCAATTGAGCCAAATGTGTGAATTGATAAAATGTGCACGGTGGTTGGTGAGACAATGAGAAGCAAGGGAGAATGAGAGTTGGCATGAGAGAAAAGAGAGTGAGAGACAGAGATAGAGATTGGCGGTGGTGGTTGGTGGTGGTGCCAGTGGTTACAGCGAGAGAGATGGATGAGAGGATGAGCGATGGTTGGGAAGAAAAGTGGAGGTGTTGGTTTGTTGGAATGGAATGAGATTGGGAAGAAAGGGAGAGGATGGATTAAGCAGTGTGCCAACTGCCAAACACGGTTAGGATTAGGGGTTAAAATTGGAAACAAAAAGTTGACTATTAATtgactataaaaaaaattaacaaaaagaaTATAATTGAAGTATATTTAAAACatcaaggataaaattaaaacaaattaaaacttaagggtatttttaaaatttttcaaaaactttaagaacaaaaagtatactttactctTTATTAATTCTTGACCGATTTGGTTTTTGCAACCTTGCTCATTTTTCTCCTGGGCTCACCCACAAAACGAAACTACTTAAATTAAAGCCTAAATATTGTGACTATTAAGGACCTGTTTGAAaagttttaaaaactattttttttgaacttttgacttatgaaaaatagtagtattaatgtttggtacaatttttaaaatcaaattgtagctttctaagaagctatttaaatgcttatagataagtaaaaaaaatgatttttctcttaataaaattttgttatcacatttattttaaaataagtacttttagaacgaaaaagtcaaatacaaaataacttatttataagctacttttagtACTTGTTTGGgtgttattattttaataaaaaaaagatttttttttaatttttttagtgtatttgataaatttctagtaataaaagtaaaaacactagaaaaataaaaaatatcttttttgagaagttaccattaaaaaatagtagtattaatgtttggtacaatttttaaaatcaaattgtagctttctaagaagctatttaaatgcttatagataagtaaaaaaaatgatttttctcttaataaaattttgttatcacatttattttaaaataagtacttttagaacgaaaaagtcaaatacaaaataacttatttataagctacttttagtACTTGTTTGGgtgttattattttaataaaaaaaagatttttttttaatttttttagtgtatttgataaatttctagtaataaaagtaaaaacactagaaaaataaaaaatatcttttttgagaagttaccattaaaaaatagtagtattaatgtttggtacaatttttaaaatcaaattgtagctttctaagaagctatttaaatgcttatagataagtaaaaaaaatgatttttctcttaataaaattttgttatcacatttattttaaaataagtacttttagaacgaaaaagtcaaatacaaaataacttatttataagctacttttagtACTTGTTTGGgtgttattattttaataaaaaaaagttttttttttaatttttttagtgtatttgataaatttctagtaataaaagtaaaaacactagaaaaataaaaaatatcttttttgagaagttaccatttacatttaaaaaaaaaaatttgttaaaaaaaagatgttttttacataataaatgaacaaaaaagtatttttatcttttttaatcaaagataggagactcgaacccgcaacctcttaattgagtatggagagactatgccatttgagctataactcattggcaaaaaaaaagtattttttatcttattttacccaaatataattgataaataaaaagatctttttatatgaaacatccaaacataaaatcacttttactttCGTAagagatcttttaaaaaaatattattaaaaaaaatttatttcaaaatagTGTCTAAACAAGTGCTTAATATAAGCATTTATTgtttaaactaattttttaaaaaagaggtaatgaccaaatcagtacccgaaagattAAAACGCTGACATTGCGGTACCTGACTATTGTAATCGACAAAATGATACTTGGTTAATTTTAAAAACTGACAAGTGTGTCCATAAGCTTGCCGGACCAAAACTCCGGTGAGGACAATGCTTACCTGGACACCGGATTATGATGACAAATCATATTTTAATTgagttgtaatttttaattaattaatttgttagCCTAGGTGAAAATTCATTTCATTTTGCCCCAAATCAGAACTCTTTGCCCTAATCCCAAATTAACAAGCTCTCTGAACTTCTGCCACTTGAATCCCTGCTTCTCTACTTCCAACATCTCGATCTGTATCTGTAATTTCTGTTCTCTGCTTCTCTACTTCCACTTCGAAACAGGAAAGGAGAGGAAGATGAGTGGCATCGGTTGTTCTAGGTGGAGTCCTAGCGGCGAACAGGGAGGCGAAAGAGAAGCTCGCCGTCGTGTTGGTCCGGTGAAGAGGAGGCTGTTGGTGGCTGGCGGTTAGGGAACTAATGACAGAGGGAGAGAGAGCTTCGCGGAGGTGGTGGGTCTCGCACAGAGCCAAGGAGAACCGGCGGCGATGTGGTTGGAGGTTAGGTTCTGGGCTCGGCGGAGATGAGGTGCGGCGATGGTGAAATCGCGGAGGTGAGGCGCCGAAACAGTGAAGGTGTGGAGGCGCGTTGGGTGGTCCGCGAAGGTTCGGTGGTTCTGGGCGGCGCTAGGGTACGGACAGGGGAAAGATGGAGAggcggaagaagaagaaagagagagatgtGGTGGCTCTGTGTCGGTTGTGGGTACAGACGCCGGCTGCGGTGGTGATGATTGGAGGCTGAGGCGAGGCTAGGGTTCGGACAGGAGGGGAAGAAGACGGAGGCTGGACGCGAGCTGGAGGTGATATCGCGAAGAGGAGGGTCACGGTGGCTCGGCCAGTAAGAGTGAGGGAGGAGAAGGTGGCCGCCGCTGGTTGGTTGGTTTGGGCCTGGTTATGATCTGTTTTTTCTGCATATGATGTTTCCGTGGTTTCGTGTTTGTGGAGGctaaaattgaaggacctgaCTCGTTCCAAAAGCGAGGATGTTCGAACGAGTTGAGGCTGAGTGAACTCGCCGGTTCGGCAGTACTCGGCGTTGTGTCGTAGGTGTATTGGAGTGAGTCTGAAGGATTTGACTCGTTGCAGGAGGGAGGGTGAGCGAGTGAAAGGGTGTTGGAGTTCATGTTCTTGAATTCGGTTGTTGTGGGAGGAGGTGAAGCGGGAGGTGATGGCAATGGTGCCAATGACGAGGTTGACAAAGATGAAGAGGGAAGAAGGTGTTAACCAGCTGGCTATGAGAAGCGTCACTGAAACTGTTGGTTCTGCCATAGAGAGCTTGTTAATTTGGGATCAGGGCAAAGAGTTCTGATTTGGTGGCAAAATGAAATCAATTTCCACCTAGGctaacaaattaattaattagaaattaCAACTCAATTAAAACATAATTTGTCAGCATAATCCGGTGTCCAGGTAAGCATTGTCCTCACCGGAGTTTTGGTCCGACAAGTTTATGGACACGCTTGTCAGTTTTTAAAATTAACCAAGTACTATTTTGTCGATTACAATAGTCAGGTACTGCAATGTCAGCGTTTTaatctttcgggtactgatttggtcattatctctttaaaaaaaatttaattaaactgTTTGCTCAAATTAGACctaattatattattaattattaaatattaatatttaaatttagtaATTAGTAACTNNNNNNNNNNNNNNNNNNNNNNNNNNNNNNNNNNNNNNNNNNNNNNNNNNNNNNNNNNNNNNNNNNNNNNNNNNNNNNNNNNNNNNNNNNNNNNNNNNNNNNNNNNNNNNNNNNNNNNNNNN is a genomic window of Arachis ipaensis cultivar K30076 chromosome B06, Araip1.1, whole genome shotgun sequence containing:
- the LOC110263604 gene encoding uncharacterized protein LOC110263604, yielding MAEPTVSVTLLIASWLTPSSLFIFVNLVIGTIAITSRFTSSHNNRIQEHELQHPFTRSPSLLQRVKSFRLTPIHLRHNAEYCRTGEFTQPQLVRTSSLLERVRSFNFSLHKHETTETSYAEKTDHNQAQTNQPAAATFSSLTLTGRATVTLLFAISPPARVQPPSSSPPVRTLASPQPPIITTAAGVCTHNRHRATTSLSFFFFRLSIFPLSVP